The genomic segment AGATGTGAAAGGTAAGGAGCGCGTACCTGTCCCAGTGGCAGGACCAGCCTTTAGGGGTGGCGTTAAGTTCGTAATATTTTATGTGTTCGGCAGCTTCCTGCAGCCGGCGGCGAAGATAGACTCCATTCAGAGCGCCCTCCCTCCAATCAGCAACCCGtgtctggggaaaaaaatgcaataaagaacaaaaaaaagaaagacaagaggGACAGAGACAAAAATTAGACAAAAGCCCATAAAATATAACTAAAGGGCTCAAGAGACAGATAAAGACAGAAGAGCTGCAGGATAGATGAGTAATATGGAAGAGTAATTACAGTAAGTTTCCAGAATGACACCTTATGATGGATTATTATGaagattttaaatattaaatactaCCACGTGCCTGTTCAAAATTATGTGAAACAagattaaatgttaaatattttaaaagtcgCACTAGAAAAGCAGCAACTGGAAGTTAGGATGACATTGCTTAGAAAATGAATATCCACGCACCTCAGTTTGTagcagaagcagctgaaagttTGAGATCCCTTTCTTATTTATCCCCAGAAACTCCATCTTGCTGATTAAGGTGTTTGCCAGTTCACCGATCTGAAACTACATTTTTTACCATTAAAATACTTCTCAAAAGAGAGTGCACAATTACCGTTTGTTAGTAATAGTAGTAGTGTTGTTACCTTGAGCTCAGGTGTTTCCTCTTTGAGCTCAGACgtctccccctcctccttcaCGGAAggttttgaacccattttgtcCTCAGAATTTTCCACTTCATTGTCTTCTCCTTCCACAACACTTTCTAAAACTTTAGGAAGTGCTACAAGAAACAAGAGAGGCATTAAATTATGTACCGTAAATCCCGGACTACAGAGCGCACCTGATTAAAAGCCGCATGCTCTAAttgtagaaagaaaatcaattttgtACTTGTACAGGCCGCACCGGATTTTAAGCTGTATGCGTTTCACTTGTAAtatgagatatttacacagaaatattacacaTGAGGATTTTTAACGTTTAATTTAATCCGTAAGGTAACATAAACGTGATggtaacatacaaaaatacatactgcaaatgctttttttcctcgaACAGCGCCTGTAACACGGCTACCTTTAAGTATACGTACGTATCAGTAACACACAAATTACGTTGCTTATGGTTTTTTTACGGAACAGTGcacaaacaacattacaacGTCTCTTAACAACCGGTAAAAATACATACCGTATATATACTACTTATCAATTTTATTGGTCTACTGTTAccaggcaaaatgtttttggccgcatgaaaaaaaaaaatgcattagccGCAAGTCAGTATAAGCCGCAGTGTTCACAGTGCGGGAAAACTACGGTAGATAGAATTTTTTAATGCTATTCCACCCACTTCTGTCATGTGTTAATGTTTAAACTAAcctgtctctgtgttatccGGTATATCTGAGCTTCTACTGTTAGAGTCGGGGCTGGCAGCACTGAGGAAAGCAGTCTTCCACCGGTTCTTCTTCAGCAGGACACCACGAGGACCGGAGGCTTCTTGGCTATTCTCAGAACAAGGACTGGAGCCACCAGCACTGACATCACCCTCCTCCAGTGCTCGTAGCTCAGCCTAAGAGTGAGGTGTTTGATTATTCTGTGTGCCAAAAGAAAGTTTCAAAGATATTCCTGAGCTGCATTAAATACACACCTTTTTCCTTTCCAGAGCGAGTTCTAACTCCATTGTGTCCTCTTCTGCCTCTTCATCACCTTCAGAGTCTTCTCCAGATTGCTTCTTGGTGCATCCATCTTTCTTGACAATGGGAGCTGAGTCTAAGTCCCTCAGAGGGGTAGAAGGAGATCCTGTAAGATGAATGCCATCTCCGTCAGAATCCATGCTATTCTCACTCTCATCCAGGCCTTTAAGCAGTCTTTTCCTCCATTTCTCTTCTGCTTCCTTCACTTCAGAGGGGATCAGAGGAGCGAGGAGTGCTGCAGCAACTCCCTGGCGCTCTTCCTCTTCACTTGTGAGGCCTACAACGCTTTCAATTACCtcctttaaagaaaaacacagtgcaAGTCAGATTTAGTATCAAAGTGAGagtatttaaacaaaacagaaactagcTGAATGGCTGAATTGGGGACAGATGGAACATGCCTTCACTTTTGTCTCTTTTGCTGATGTTGTTATGGCAGCAGATGCAGCGTTTTCTTCTGTGTAATAACCTGCATGAGCTGTGCCATTTCCATTGACACTCGAGctataaataaaagcagaaaaccCACAATTATCAGGTGTTAGAAATAAACATAATCTTCACACACTTAGTTTAATACTCTTAATTTCTCCTACCTGTTGGTATAATGCCCCAGGCTTTGCACCTGATCAGCTAGATAGTGTGGCAGCTCCCAGGACACTTCATTGGTCAGTGTGTTCCAGTAATAATAGCAACCAGAGTTCTCGTCCCACACCTCCTGCCAGTCTCCCATCTCTACACCCACTGAAATACAAGCAAATGCATgggactttaaaaaaacaaaacaaaatctcaAAAAATGTCCttgtcacaaacaaacaaaagacaaaaaactccAGTGTTCTCAGTTAGAGCAAAGaacatatttagaaaaaaaaaaaatctgctgtgtTTAATGGTTAGTAGACATCAATACCAAACCGTCCCTTTTGAAAGTAACCACTGTGTGATTGATCTCTTTATGCAGCACatcattaaatattttatataatcaAGCAAATAACATtagaaaaacacttttcttttcatatgaatataaatacattattatacAAATTATTTTTGGTGAAGAAATATAAATCAGTTCACTAAGGACATGCAAACTTGATATTTTAGTGCAGCAGAGATAGTTACCGCCGGCTAGTGAATACTGCGTATTGTACTCAAAGTCTGTGCCTTGCTGATTCTGTCCTTCACCAGCAGCTGGCTGCTGAGTATTAACCTCAGGTTTGGGTGGAGCAGCACTTGGAACTGACTGATGAGTTGGTACATCATCTGAACTTGGCTGAGTTGTGATTGCATCAATTTCCTGCAACCAGAAAACACAGACGGCAAGTTTTTAGTTGCGTGAATAAACCACACTGGTCAAAGCACTAGGCTTTACATAGAGTATATGATTTAATAATGAATAAGGAGCTCAAAGAGTATAAAATCTGCATAAGTGATTTGAAAaatcaggaaaaacaaacaattttatAAAGTTATAAAGTAGAAGTTGACTTTAACCTACTTGTCATTAATCTACACTTTATTAGCTCAACATAAATAATAAGAGACTGACTTACAGTATCGTCATCATACTTACAGCCATGAAATTGGCCAGTGTGCTGTCGATGTCACCTGACTGATTGTGTTGAGAATTTGTGGCTGAACGATGAGAATCTCCCGCATCCTCTTCATCGCTATCCTCATAGGCTCCGAGCAAAGACAACCCCTCTACATGTGAAAGTAAAACAACTTTGTTCagtgaaatgaaataaagtctTGAATCTGCTGCTTGAGAATGACTGCAGCAACACAcacgaagagagagagagagagagagagagagagagagaaaaacacttTACCTGTAGCTTTTACTGCTGGAGCCttgatgtttgtgtgtctcacGAATCTATGCCCATCCCCATCCTGTTcatctggggaaaaaaacaaaaaaacaaagttgtgTTGTAAAGTATTGTCGCTTTTAACATTACGGGTATTCGTAGACTAAATAAAAAGCATCGCGGTTAAAGGTTATCGATCCCACAGATCATTCCCCCATTTGCTTTTGGCTAGCTGATCCTATCTTCCTATCTTCTAACATATTTTGTAAGGTAAAGTGATGATGTTCACTGAACCGTTAGCTTAGCGCACTAGCCTATAGCCTATAGCTTCTGGTAGAAGCTAAAACTAGAAAAAGAGTTCATAATAACTACAGCTCTCAGCTATATGTTTCTCAGCGACAGCGTATATTTGCAGCAGATGTTAAGTAACTGGACAgctaaatacaaaaataatagtattattgttattaataataataatcagatGCGCCCGTTCTTCGCACCTCAGGTATTTAGCACTAGGCTAGCCTGCCGCTAACATGCTACTGAGCTAAAATACCATCAGATCCCGACGGcgcttcttctctctctccaaCATTCACACCGCGGTTCCCGGGTGGGGAAAGCTGCAATATAGTTCTCCGACCGACGGCTCCTCCAGGGAGGCGACTTTTCTTCCCCAtctctgtttatgtgtttgtaggCCTGCTTCCTTCGCTGGCGACGTTAAttactgcttttttttctaCGTTGCTGCTTCGAGCTGGCACAAAAGCTTTTCATTTCCGGGTCACAGTGTAGTGTTTTGAGCATAGTCTCCGGAAATTCACTGTGTAACCCGGCAAGCTAATTTGCTAGCTTAAATTAAATTCACAGTCTGAGTGGAAATCAACACAGTCCAGATTTTAGAAAAGCAGGATATTTGTGTTTGTCGAGTAGTTTATTTCGCCCGTGATGGTAGCTGCAACTATCACGGTTAGCTTGTAGCCGGTTAACCAGACTTCAAATGGAGGGTGAAGATAAGCGATTACACGGCTATGGAGGGGACCCACCCACTAATGCATCAAGGTAGGGACCTTCCGCTGAGGCAGCAGTCCACGGGACTCCAGGGAGCAACGACTGTCCAGAACAGGACCAGAAGAAGGTCGGTGAGTTCCGGATCGGAAACATTAGGAGGTGCCATGGGACCACTTCTGCACTGGCTACACGATGTGGCAGCTGTCACGCTCCTCAAAGCCCGACGGACATTGCTTCAGGCAGCCATCCTTTTTTGTGTCCTAGTGCTGCTGCTCTGGGTGTCCATCTTTCTCTATGGGAGCTTTTATTACTCTTATATGCCTACCGTGAGCTTCTCCACCCCAGTGCACTTCTTCTACACTGCTGACTGTGATACCTCGGAGTCGAGACTTTGCTCCTTCCCCACAGCCAACATCTCTTTCATGAAGAATGACAGAGATCAGGTGATGGCCAATGGTCAGCCTTACCAAATATCTTTGGAGTTGGAAATGCCTGAATCGCCAGTGAATGAAGAGCTGGGTATGTTCATGGTAAAGATGTCTTGTTATACCAAGGGTGGAACAACTGTCTCATCAGTTGGAAGATCTACAATGCTGCATTACCGCTCTAAGCTTCTGCAGATTATGAGTACCTTAGTGTTCGCTCCTCTTCTCGTCACTGGCATGGCGGAGCAGAAGCAGCTCATAGAGGTGGAGCTCTTCTCAGACTACAAGACCAATGCTTATCAACCCACTATTGGTGCAGTCATTGAGATCCACTCAAAACAGGTTCAGATCTACTCATCTCAGCTCCGTATCCATGCTTACTTCACTGGGATTCGATATGTTCTGTATAACTTCCCCCTGACATCTGCAGTGATTGGCGTGGCAACCAACTTTGCCTTCCTCAGTGTCATTGTGCTGTTCAGCTACCTGCAGTTTATATGGGGTGGACTCTGGCCTCCAGATCAAGTGAGAGTCAGGGT from the Oreochromis niloticus isolate F11D_XX linkage group LG7, O_niloticus_UMD_NMBU, whole genome shotgun sequence genome contains:
- the fnbp4 gene encoding LOW QUALITY PROTEIN: formin-binding protein 4 (The sequence of the model RefSeq protein was modified relative to this genomic sequence to represent the inferred CDS: deleted 1 base in 1 codon); this encodes MGKKSRLPGGAVGRRTILQLSPPGNRGVNVGEREEAPSGSDDEQDGDGHRFVRHTNIKAPAVKATEGLSLLGAYEDSDEEDAGDSHRSATNSQHNQSGDIDSTLANFMAEIDAITTQPSSDDVPTHQSVPSAAPPKPEVNTQQPAAGEGQNQQGTDFEYNTQYSLAGVGVEMGDWQEVWDENSGCYYYWNTLTNEVSWELPHYLADQVQSLGHYTNSSSVNGNGTAHAGYYTEENAASAAITTSAKETKVKEVIESVVGLTSEEEERQGVAAALLAPLIPSEVKEAEEKWRKRLLKGLDESENSMDSDGDGIHLTGSPSTPLRDLDSAPIVKKDGCTKKQSGEDSEGDEEAEEDTMELELALERKKAELRALEEGDVSAGGSSPCSENSQEASGPRGVLLKKNRWKTAFLSAASPDSNSRSSDIPDNTETALPKVLESVVEGEDNEVENSEDKMGSKPSVKEEGETSELKEETPELKFQIGELANTLISKMEFLGINKKGISNFQLLLLQTETRVADWREGALNGVYLRRRLQEAAEHIKYYELNATPKGWSCHWDREHRRYFYVKDRTGASQWDFPTEDDKEEDLKDGQGTQTQTSSQVDTKTSASGVTGSTCPPTAPPPLPPQPNPSSFWSPSQPPLPDSPPPPSNYPHLHHSPGSPPPPPPPPDSDGEIMEVEMEMDDDNDEEPPAPGTEEDGSGKPPLPPGSASTKAVESSGPLGKGQKRKAGQMNKTITIGSSPILYTQPAASAAPLMSATAYWGMPAVTAPLVPCEPPAPPVPALPPQPPLPPSQPPFEPPGAKTLPTDKSKKTKKDKPKKSKTKMPSLVKKWQSIQKELDEEEKSSSSDEDRELLNKKSIEEWKQQQLSTGKASKNANFEALPEDWRERLKKRKMMNST
- the LOC100699837 gene encoding seipin-like; its protein translation is MEGTHPLMHQGRDLPLRQQSTGLQGATTVQNRTRRRSVSSGSETLGGAMGPLLHWLHDVAAVTLLKARRTLLQAAILFCVLVLLLWVSIFLYGSFYYSYMPTVSFSTPVHFFYTADCDTSESRLCSFPTANISFMKNDRDQVMANGQPYQISLELEMPESPVNEELGMFMVKMSCYTKGGTTVSSVGRSTMLHYRSKLLQIMSTLVFAPLLVTGMAEQKQLIEVELFSDYKTNAYQPTIGAVIEIHSKQVQIYSSQLRIHAYFTGIRYVLYNFPLTSAVIGVATNFAFLSVIVLFSYLQFIWGGLWPPDQVRVRVMMGDDTRIQQRREEVRKRMERENSQKELNSSKVTGSVSESSDFQETGTGTELSKNASVIPDSLGPDVPDSKEEESHESDGPGVEENSPPQLGETVLRQRPGPWMSL